CACCGAACGCGTCACCCGTCTCTTTGCTTATCCCAACAACTGCAGCGTGATCTGTTTCCGCAACTGGACGCTGGAACAGACCGTCGCCCATTACCTGAGCCAGAGCGTACAACGCGATGGTTATACCGATGCCAAGGTGTTGGTAAAAACCGACAACGGCCAGCTCTATGCCGAAATCACCGGCGTGCCGAAGGATTACGACAAACCGCTGTCGGCGCTGCTGGATGCGGGGGATCTGGCCTACACCGGCGCCAGCAAACTCAACGCCGACGGCAAATGGGCCTACAGCTGGTATCTGTTCCTGCCGCTGGGCATGGCTCTGGAAAACCGTAAAAGTGTCGAGTTGCTGCACTTTCCGCCAGATTACTCGCTGACCCAGGCACAGGATTATCTGCGGTCGAACACCACCGACCGCTGGGCGACGCTGCTGACTGACAATGGCATTCCTGCCGGGCAGACGCCGGCCTATCAAACCATCATCGACATCGCCCCGATTGCCGCGCCGTCCAATGCCGGCAGCGATCTGGAAGGCGTGTATGACTACTTCAAGGACTACCAGACCACGCTGGTCAAACAGTTCAGCCAGACCGCCAGCGGCACGACGCTGCCGATGGTCGCGTTCGGTGCGCCGGTGCGTAACTGGATCAAGCAGCAATACGGGCCGACTGTGAATGTCTTGGGGCTGGCGACCATCAGCCCGAGCGAAGGCGTGAAAGTGCCGGTGCTGGGTTCCAACCACCCGAGTTACATCTGGTACGCCGCTGACCCGAAGAGCTACACCGGCGACGATGCACAGGCCAAGGCTGATGCAGCAGGCCTGAAAGTCATGGGTCAGGATTTGAGTGCCGCCTGCTGGCAGGCCGGGATGGGCAGCAAACCTGGCAGCGATGCCCAGACTACCCTCAGCAGTTGCACACAGACATGGCAGGTCACGCAGAAAGTCAAAACCTGCGAGCTGTTCTACACCTCGATCCGTAATCTGACCCCGGAACAAGCCACCGCCAAGTGCGCTACCACCCCGATCAAGGCCCAACTGAAGCAATTGCAAGCACCGTTGCCAACCACCGCCGTCCCTGCCCCGCACCTATAGCCGCTTGAAGCGTTCCCGTGTCAGCCAATGCTGACGCGGGAAAGCGTCTAAATCGCCTGTCAGATCTGACAGTAGACCCGCTATACCTAATAGGACACGATTGGATCCAACCAGTGGCGTTGCAGTACTGACAGGACGTCAACCCAAGGAAGTCGCAAAAGCTTTGCGACAAGGACTGATATGAATATCCACGCCATGGCGCAATCGGCGTCACGCGATACTGAAGGCATCTATCCTTTCGCCGGTCTGCCCGTACGGCTGGGGTTTCCATCGAGCGTCGATTTCGAAATCATCAAGGATGAGCACGGCACCCCAACGGCGGTCGCGGCGCGGCGCGAGTTTCTGCACACCCACCGGATGTGCCGGGTGTCCGGGCAATTACTGCCGTATCGCTGCCGCCAGACCCGGCAACTGCTGACGGGGATCCACATTTACGACCCGCGCTTCTGCGGATTGATCGAACACGCCTGCGACCCCAACGTATTTCTCGACATGAGCGAGTTATGGCTGTGGGCGCTGAAAGATATCCACAGGGGGGAACGGTTGACCATGGACTACGCCGCCACCGAAGACAAACTCTTGCACCAGTTCGCCTGCGGTTGCGGTTCCTCACGTTGCCGCGGGTGGATCACCGGTTTCGACGAACCACCCAGCCTCGAAGGCCACCACTTTCTACAGCGCTGGCGGCATTCCGGTTTGCGCTGAAAGGTGCGCTGAAAAGCGGCTTACAACGCGCCGACCGGCCGCAAACGATACTGCGGCGGCAATTGCTCGAAACCACTGATGGTGGTGTTGAGACTTTTCCAGCGGCCATCCTTGATGCCGTAGATGCAACCGTGGATCGACAGGCTCTGCCCGCGATGCCAGGCGTTCTGGATAATGCTGGTGTGGGCGACGTTAGCCACTTGCTGGACCACGTTGAGTTCGCACATGCGATCAACCTGCTCTTCTTCCGTCGGCAACTTGGCCAGTTCTTCACGTTTTTCGTAATACAGATCACGGATCGAACGCAGCCAGCCGTCGATCAGACCGAACTGCCGATCCTGCATCGATGCGCGCACACCGCCGCAGCCGTAGTGGCCCGTGACAAGAATGTGCTTAACCTTGAGCACATCGACCGCGTACTGAATCACCGACAGGCAGTTGAGATCGGTGTGCAGCACCACGTTGGCGACGTTACGGTGAACGAACAGATCGCCTGGCAACATGCCGACGATTTCGTTGGCCGGCACGCGTGCGTCGGAACAACCGATCCACAGATATTCCGGCGTTTGCTGGCGCGCCAGTTTGGCGAAGAAATCCGGGTCTTCCTTGGTGATCGCGTCAGCCCAACGCTCGTTGTTATCAATCAGGTCTTGTAAGTCATGCATGCTGTAAGGCCTCAAGAAAGATGCGCTGGTATGACAGACGACCACCCGTCGGGGTCACGCCGCCAGCGCAAGTGATTTCATTGGAATTCTCGTGTGCCCGGTGAGTCCACCTAAGTAAGGCCCACAGTATGAGGAATTGCCATGACTGATTCACGACGCCCTTACGATGCGGAGCAACCAGAGCCCATCGATGATAACGAAGACCGCATGGGTTCGGTGCATGAGCTGGATTTCGATGAAGACCAACCGAGCGCGAAAATCGGTGATGAGATTCCTGAACGTGAACGCGAGCAGTTGATGCCGCGTGAGCGGGTGCGCGAGGCCGGGATGACCGGGGCTTCAGTCGCCGATCATGAGCCGACTGACGATGACCTGAGCCCGGAAACGCTGATTCATGAAGACGGTGCGCGTGATGCCGAAGAGGCAGGTGAAGGCAATCAGGCGGATTGGGATTTGAGCATTGTCGATGAGGATGACATTGGCGGTGGCAATGGGCTGGATGAGGCGGAGCTGGCGCGGCGCGATCCGATGGATGGCAACCGCTAATAGACGCGCCGCCCTGTAGGAGCTGCCGAATGCTGCGATCTTTTGATCTTGGTCGCAACATCAAAAGATCGCAGCCTTCGGCAGCTCCTACAGGTCATTAGTCAACCAAGGTGCAGGCCATGACCACGG
This region of Pseudomonas sp. R84 genomic DNA includes:
- a CDS encoding SET domain-containing protein-lysine N-methyltransferase — translated: MNIHAMAQSASRDTEGIYPFAGLPVRLGFPSSVDFEIIKDEHGTPTAVAARREFLHTHRMCRVSGQLLPYRCRQTRQLLTGIHIYDPRFCGLIEHACDPNVFLDMSELWLWALKDIHRGERLTMDYAATEDKLLHQFACGCGSSRCRGWITGFDEPPSLEGHHFLQRWRHSGLR
- the can gene encoding carbonate dehydratase, whose protein sequence is MHDLQDLIDNNERWADAITKEDPDFFAKLARQQTPEYLWIGCSDARVPANEIVGMLPGDLFVHRNVANVVLHTDLNCLSVIQYAVDVLKVKHILVTGHYGCGGVRASMQDRQFGLIDGWLRSIRDLYYEKREELAKLPTEEEQVDRMCELNVVQQVANVAHTSIIQNAWHRGQSLSIHGCIYGIKDGRWKSLNTTISGFEQLPPQYRLRPVGAL
- a CDS encoding serine kinase/phosphatase, translated to MTDSRRPYDAEQPEPIDDNEDRMGSVHELDFDEDQPSAKIGDEIPEREREQLMPRERVREAGMTGASVADHEPTDDDLSPETLIHEDGARDAEEAGEGNQADWDLSIVDEDDIGGGNGLDEAELARRDPMDGNR